The following coding sequences are from one Culex quinquefasciatus strain JHB chromosome 1, VPISU_Cqui_1.0_pri_paternal, whole genome shotgun sequence window:
- the LOC6054667 gene encoding uncharacterized protein LOC6054667 isoform X2 translates to MDETNRNSAKLDIEAARQQSADKENSKEKLSPEPKESYKKLSDAELDQANGAARKQPADSDDPAMVRENGNCKDGEDEKMLNGGGAGDAVATTNGGGGEKEKLTQKELEVTFTSEGQNGDVRINLEVEKQQTFSGMSKEELMKFANDPFWVRLRWFLFIVFWGLWIGMLAGAVYIILDAPKCAAPVPLSWWQTGPLVTVDEQSYREQVADVKKFGAAGVVYKLPEDETYFVEGALEGKIKELVKAFGDHDIKVILDVTANYVTKNDPLFKEATASADAPQRSAFVWRQSSEKTNWLEVGTTDRSSAWKPLDSQLILGQFGADRFDLQLSEPIAKDKLKSTLRRLAELGVSGFRLANAKHFIVDRAGKDDEVASPAADKSLTHDHYDFWTHAHTTYQAGLGALLHELALEVRNYTKGEGFLSVSEDIVRPEAFAVDGSQLGVDLPEYGNVETILSAPITAESAKIIRDDIERTLNETNLYSAVNGGKPWNQWPYDKASLANVPASEYNVFMFLLPGVPVVPLDVLNYGDGSHAIVESLNKFRKSPSFEHGSFAIYTDANATSIGYTRQKSGNPGYFVALNPTDAPVRADFGLMQGIAEELTVVLVSANYREEDIAAKSKIQANAVPLSARSALIATYVPK, encoded by the exons ATGGACGAGACGAATAGGAATAGTGCGAAGCTAGATATCGAGGCGGCCAGACAGCAGTCCGCGGACAAGGAAAACTCCAAGGAGAAACTAAGCCCGGAACCGAAGGAATCCTACAAGAAGCTCTCGGACGCGGAGCTAGACCAGGCGAACGGTGCCGCGAGGAAGCAACCTGCAGACAGTGACG ATCCCGCGATGGTCCGCGAAAACGGCAACTGCAAGGATGGCGAGGACGAGAAGATGCTGAACGGGGGCGGCGCCGGTGACGCCGTGGCCACCACCAACGGGGGCGGTGGCGAAAAGGAGAAGCTCACCCAGAAGGAGCTCGAGGTGACGTTCACGTCCGAGGGACAAAATGGGGACGTCCGGATCAACCTGGAGGTGGAGAAGCAG CAAACCTTCTCCGGCATGAGCAAGGAGGAGCTGATGAAGTTCGCGAACGACCCGTTCTGGGTGCGGCTGCGCTGGTTCCTGTTCATCGTGTTCTGGGGCCTTTGGATCGGCATGCTGGCCGGGGCCGTCTACATCATTCTGGACGCGCCAAAGTGTGCCGCACCGGTGCCACTCTCTTGGTGGCAGACGGGCCCGCTGGTTACCGTTGATGAACAGTCCTACCGCGAGCAGGTCGCCGACGTGAAGAAGTTTGGAGCGGCGGGAGTGGTGTACAAACTGCCGGAGGATGAAACGTACTTTGTGGAGGGAGCCCTGGAGGGCAAGATTAAGGAGCTGGTGAAGGCGTTTGG CGACCACGACATCAAGGTCATCCTGGACGTGACGGCCAACTACGTGACCAAGAACGACCCGCTGTTCAAGGAGGCCACGGCCAGCGCCGACGCCCCGCAGCGATCGGCCTTCGTTTGGCGCCAGTCCAGCGAAAAGACCAACTGGCTCGAGGTCGGCACTACCGATCGTAGCTCCGCCTGGAAGCCACTGGACTCGCAGCTCATCTTGGGCCAGTTTGGAGCGGATCGCTTCGATCTGCAGCTGAGCGAACCGATCGCCAAGGACAAGCTCAAGTCGACGCTGCGTCGGTTGGCGGAGCTGGGCGTCAGTGGATTCCGGTTGGCCAACGCCAAGCACTTTATCGTGGATCGTGCCGGAAAGGACGACGAGGTCGCATCGCCGGCCGCGGACAAGTCGCTCACGCACGACCATTACGACTTCTGGACGCATGCGCACACTACTTACCAAGCTGGGCTTGGAGCTCTGCTGCACGAGCTGGCTCTGGAGGTTAGAAACTACACCAAGGGCGAGGGATTCCTGTCCGTCAGCGAAGACATTGTCCGTCCGGAAGCCTTTGCCGTCGATGGAAGCCAGCTGGGCGTTGACCTTCCCGAGTATGGCAACGTTGAGACGATCCTGAGCGCTCCGATCACCGCGGAGTCCGCCAAGATCATCCGGGATGACATCGAGCGTACGCTGAACGAAACTAACCTGTACAGCGCCGTCAACGGTGGCAAGCCCTGGAACCAGTGGCCGTACGATAAGGCATCCCTGGCCAACGTTCCAGCCTCGGAGTACAATGTGTTCATGTTCCTGCTGCCGGGAGTCCCAGTTGTCCCGCTGGACGTCCTCAACTACGGTGACGGAAGCCACGCGATCGTCGAGAGCTTGAACAAGTTCCGCAAATCGCCGTCCTTCGAGCATGGTTCGTTCGCGATCTACACGGACGCTAACGCGACCTCCATCGGATATACCCG GCAAAAGTCCGGCAATCCGGGCTACTTTGTGGCGCTGAACCCGACGGACGCCCCCGTGCGGGCCGACTTTGGCCTGATGCAGGGCATCGCCGAGGAGCTGACGGTGGTGCTGGTCAGCGCAAACTACCGCGAGGAGGACATTGCCGCCAAGAGCAAGATCCAGGCGAACGCGGTCCCGCTGTCGGCCCGGTCGGCGCTCATTGCGACCTATGTGCCGAAATAA
- the LOC6054667 gene encoding uncharacterized protein LOC6054667 isoform X1, with protein sequence MDETNRNSAKLDIEAARQQSADKENSKEKLSPEPKESYKKLSDAELDQANGAARKQPADSDDPAMVRENGNCKDGEDEKMLNGGGAGDAVATTNGGGGEKEKLTQKELEVTFTSEGQNGDVRINLEVEKQQTFSGMSKEELMKFANDPFWVRLRWFLFIVFWGLWIGMLAGAVYIILDAPKCAAPVPLSWWQTGPLVTVDEQSYREQVADVKKFGAAGVVYKLPEDETYFVEGALEGKIKELVKAFGDHDIKVILDVTANYVTKNDPLFKEATASADAPQRSAFVWRQSSEKTNWLEVGTTDRSSAWKPLDSQLILGQFGADRFDLQLSEPIAKDKLKSTLRRLAELGVSGFRLANAKHFIVDRAGKDDEVASPAADKSLTHDHYDFWTHAHTTYQAGLGALLHELALEVRNYTKGEGFLSVSEDIVRPEAFAVDGSQLGVDLPEYGNVETILSAPITAESAKIIRDDIERTLNETNLYSAVNGGKPWNQWPYDKASLANVPASEYNVFMFLLPGVPVVPLDVLNYGDGSHAIVESLNKFRKSPSFEHGSFAIYTDANATSIGYTRLWQKSGNPGYFVALNPTDAPVRADFGLMQGIAEELTVVLVSANYREEDIAAKSKIQANAVPLSARSALIATYVPK encoded by the exons ATGGACGAGACGAATAGGAATAGTGCGAAGCTAGATATCGAGGCGGCCAGACAGCAGTCCGCGGACAAGGAAAACTCCAAGGAGAAACTAAGCCCGGAACCGAAGGAATCCTACAAGAAGCTCTCGGACGCGGAGCTAGACCAGGCGAACGGTGCCGCGAGGAAGCAACCTGCAGACAGTGACG ATCCCGCGATGGTCCGCGAAAACGGCAACTGCAAGGATGGCGAGGACGAGAAGATGCTGAACGGGGGCGGCGCCGGTGACGCCGTGGCCACCACCAACGGGGGCGGTGGCGAAAAGGAGAAGCTCACCCAGAAGGAGCTCGAGGTGACGTTCACGTCCGAGGGACAAAATGGGGACGTCCGGATCAACCTGGAGGTGGAGAAGCAG CAAACCTTCTCCGGCATGAGCAAGGAGGAGCTGATGAAGTTCGCGAACGACCCGTTCTGGGTGCGGCTGCGCTGGTTCCTGTTCATCGTGTTCTGGGGCCTTTGGATCGGCATGCTGGCCGGGGCCGTCTACATCATTCTGGACGCGCCAAAGTGTGCCGCACCGGTGCCACTCTCTTGGTGGCAGACGGGCCCGCTGGTTACCGTTGATGAACAGTCCTACCGCGAGCAGGTCGCCGACGTGAAGAAGTTTGGAGCGGCGGGAGTGGTGTACAAACTGCCGGAGGATGAAACGTACTTTGTGGAGGGAGCCCTGGAGGGCAAGATTAAGGAGCTGGTGAAGGCGTTTGG CGACCACGACATCAAGGTCATCCTGGACGTGACGGCCAACTACGTGACCAAGAACGACCCGCTGTTCAAGGAGGCCACGGCCAGCGCCGACGCCCCGCAGCGATCGGCCTTCGTTTGGCGCCAGTCCAGCGAAAAGACCAACTGGCTCGAGGTCGGCACTACCGATCGTAGCTCCGCCTGGAAGCCACTGGACTCGCAGCTCATCTTGGGCCAGTTTGGAGCGGATCGCTTCGATCTGCAGCTGAGCGAACCGATCGCCAAGGACAAGCTCAAGTCGACGCTGCGTCGGTTGGCGGAGCTGGGCGTCAGTGGATTCCGGTTGGCCAACGCCAAGCACTTTATCGTGGATCGTGCCGGAAAGGACGACGAGGTCGCATCGCCGGCCGCGGACAAGTCGCTCACGCACGACCATTACGACTTCTGGACGCATGCGCACACTACTTACCAAGCTGGGCTTGGAGCTCTGCTGCACGAGCTGGCTCTGGAGGTTAGAAACTACACCAAGGGCGAGGGATTCCTGTCCGTCAGCGAAGACATTGTCCGTCCGGAAGCCTTTGCCGTCGATGGAAGCCAGCTGGGCGTTGACCTTCCCGAGTATGGCAACGTTGAGACGATCCTGAGCGCTCCGATCACCGCGGAGTCCGCCAAGATCATCCGGGATGACATCGAGCGTACGCTGAACGAAACTAACCTGTACAGCGCCGTCAACGGTGGCAAGCCCTGGAACCAGTGGCCGTACGATAAGGCATCCCTGGCCAACGTTCCAGCCTCGGAGTACAATGTGTTCATGTTCCTGCTGCCGGGAGTCCCAGTTGTCCCGCTGGACGTCCTCAACTACGGTGACGGAAGCCACGCGATCGTCGAGAGCTTGAACAAGTTCCGCAAATCGCCGTCCTTCGAGCATGGTTCGTTCGCGATCTACACGGACGCTAACGCGACCTCCATCGGATATACCCG GCTCTG GCAAAAGTCCGGCAATCCGGGCTACTTTGTGGCGCTGAACCCGACGGACGCCCCCGTGCGGGCCGACTTTGGCCTGATGCAGGGCATCGCCGAGGAGCTGACGGTGGTGCTGGTCAGCGCAAACTACCGCGAGGAGGACATTGCCGCCAAGAGCAAGATCCAGGCGAACGCGGTCCCGCTGTCGGCCCGGTCGGCGCTCATTGCGACCTATGTGCCGAAATAA